ATTCCTTCACTTCCTCCAACAGTAACTAGTATTTGATCTTCTGGATTATAATTAAGATCAAATCTTCTATGAAGATACTTTGCTATTTCATTACGTAACTCAATCATTCCTGCATTTGAAGAGTAATGTGTATGACCTTGCTCTAAAGAATAAATACCAGCTTCTCTTACATTCCAAGGAGTAACAAAATCCGGCTCTCCAACACCAAGGGAAATTACATCATCCATTTCATTTATAATATCAAAATACTTTCGTATCCCTGATGGAGGCATATCTTTAACATAATCTAAAATCATATTCTCTAGTATCATATAAATATTGCCTCCCTATCTTCTATTTTCTTTTCTTTAAATATAGTTCCATGATCTTTATATTTTTTTAATACAAAATGAGTACCAGTACTTAATACATATTGTTGCACTGCAAGCTTTTCAGATACAAAAAGTGCTACTTCCTTCATAGTCTTTCCTTCAACAATGACTGTTAAATCAAATCCTCCAGACATTAAATAACATGCCTTAACCTGTGAAAATTTATATATTCTTTCCGCAACTTTATCAAAACCTTCTCCTCTTTGAGGTGTTATCTTAACTTCAATTAAAGCCGTAACTGTTTCACTCCCTGTATTTTCCCAATTTATAAGAGTTGTATAACCAGCTATTATGCTTTTTTCTTCATAATCTCTAATTGCCTCTCTAACTTCATCAACAGTCTTACCTACCATAACAGCTATTTGTTCATCAGTATATCTACTATTTTTTTCTAAAACCTCAAGTATTTCCTCCATTGAAAATAACCTCCTTATTTTTAAGTATAAAAAAAGCTCCCATCCCAAACAAGGGACGAAGGAACTACTTCGCGGTACCACCCTAATAAACAATATGAATATTGTTCACTCAGCTAGAGTAAAATATATTACTCCACCCCTATAACATGAGGATCACGTTATAGCCTAATTAAAAATCATCATTAAAACAACTAATCTCTTAGCAATTTATACTTCAAACTTTTATTTTTCAGCTATAAAATTCAAAGGCTGCTTCTATAAAGCTTACTTACTAGATTTCCACCAATCTCTAGCTCTCTAAAAAGTTTACTTAATATACTAATCCTTATCACTATCTCTAAAACATTATTCATATATGTTAATTTGATACTTTTAAATCTTTCTTTATATTATACTCGCAACAGTATAATAATTTCAATACAATTTTCATATTTTTTTGATTGTATATATTGAAATTTACAATTTATACTCAAAAAATTATACTTCTAGGTTATTTGAAATTATATATATATTTAAAAGAGCCATAAGATATCTTCTCATGACTCTTTGATAACGCATATTATTGCTTATCTTCTGTTGTTTTGTTGTTTTCTAGCTCTTCTACAATCAGCACATCTTGTTGGCTCATTTTCAAATCCTTTTTCTTTGTAGAATTCTTGTTCTCCTACAGTAAAAATAAATTCATCGCCACAATCTTTGCATATCATTTTTTTATCTTCCATTACAATGTTCCATTGCCAAAGTTATAAAATAACTTTGCAACAGTTCACCTCCTCTTAATTAGTTTAGATAATTTTTCGTATCATTTATATATTATTCCTTGTTTTAAGAATTTTATTCAAGGTTAACTGTGAATTATTAATTTAAAATTTTCATCAATTAAATTAATATCACATTTTCCCCCATCACTCAATTGACCAAATAAAATTTCATCAACTAGTAATGGTTTTATTTTTGAAGCTATAATTCTAGCAATTTCTCTAGCTCCAAATTCTTCCGATGTTCCTGTTTTAGCAACATAGTTAATACATTCTTTGCTAAACTCAATTTCAATATTCTTACTAGCTAGTTTAATTTTAAAATCATTCAATTGCTTTTTAGCAATGTTTATTGCCATAGAATCATTCATACTATTAAAGACTATTATCTTATCTAATCTATTTCTAAATTCAGGTGTAAAGAATTTCTTTACTTCTTCCATTATAGCTTCGCCTTTAACTTCTCTTTCTCCAAATCCTATAAGTTTTTTACCTATATTTCTTGCTCCTGCATTAGAAGTCATTATTATAATTGCATTTCTAAAATCAGCTTTTCTGCCTTTATTGTCAGTAAGCGTTGCATAATCCATTACTTGAAGTAGCACATTTAAAATATCTTCATTAGCTTTTTCTACCTCATCTAGTAATAATACGCAGTGTGGATTTTTTCTTACAGCATCTGTAAGCAATCCGCCCTCTTCATACCCTACATATCCCGGAGGCGATCCTATAAGTTTTGAAGCTGCATGCTTTTCAGCATATTCACTCATATCAAATCTAATTAATTCTATTCCAAGTTTTTTAGAAAGGCATCTTGCAATTTCAGTTTTTCCAACTCCTGTAGGTCCAACAAAAAGCATGGACGCAACTGGTTTATCTTCCTCATTCAAACCTGATCTAGACATTTTTATACATCTTACAACTTCTTCAATTGCCTTATCCTGTGAAAAAATATTTTCCTTTAAGCTATCTTCTAAGTATTTCAAAGAACTTATTTCACTGCTTTCTACAGTTTGCTTCGGAATACTACAAACCTTTGATATTATTTCTTCAACAACTTTTCTATCGATTATAATTTTCTCTTCAAAATTTTCATTCTTCATACGAGCATAAGCTCCAGCTTCATCTATAATATCTACAGCCTTATCCGGTAAATATTTATCATTAATATACTTATCACTTAAGGTTACTGCATCACTTATGGCATCATCCGTATAACTAACGTTATGATATTCTTCATAATTTGCCTTAAGTCCATTAAGTATTTCTATTGCTTCTTTAATTGAAGGCTCTTTAACATCTATTGTTTGAAATCTTCTACTTAATGCCTTATCTTTTTCGAAGAATTTTTTGTATTCATCAAAAGTAGTTGCTCCAATAAACCTAATTTTGCCTTCTGTCAAATAAGGCTTTAATAAATTAGATGCATCTAAAGCCCCGCCATTTAATGATCCAGCACCAACTATACTGTGAATTTCATCTATATAGACTATTGGCTTATGTTGTTTTCCAATTAAGTCTAAAATTCTTTTTATTCTTTCCTCAAAGTCTCCTCTGTATTTAGTTCCTGCAATTACTGCCCCTATATCTAAAGAAAACATGCAACTTCCCTTTAATTTTTCTGGAACCTTATCTTCACTTATAAGTCTTGCAAGACCTAAAGTAATAGCAGTCTTACCAACTCCAGATTCTCCAACATGAATAGGATTATTTTTTATCCTTCTACAAAGTATTTGAATACTTCTATCTAGGATATCTTTTCTTCCTATTAACGGATCACTATTTTCTTCCTTAGCTTTTTCAATAAGATTTATTGTAAACTTATTAAGAAATGCATCTTCTTTTTTCTTCTTGTCTTTTTCTTGACTTTCTTTATCTAAAAATCCTTCTGTATCTTCATGAAAATTTTCTTTTGTTTCATCTTCATAAGAATTCTGATCATCATCTATATTATGACATAACAAATATAGCAAGTCTCTTCTTGTAACACCTTCTTGTTCTAAATAATAGCGAGCATAACTATCTTCTAAATTAAAAATTGCTGAAAATATATGATCTATGCCTATAGCATCTTTTTGACTATAGTGAATTTGTTCATTAGCATTTAAAATAACTTTTTGAAATTCAATGCTTTCTTGTGGCTCTCCTTCACCAATTTTATTTATATATGTTTTTACATATGTAGTTAAATTATATCTTAAGTTTTCTAAACTTCCACCACATTCTCTAATAGCATATTCCACGTTTTCATCAAAAGTTGCTGCATATAGTAAATGTTCTGGTGTAATATATTCACTGTTCTTATTTTTTGCCTCTTGATATGCTTTAAGCAATATTGAATTAACTTCATTAGTAATTTTCATATTCTACGCCTCCTCTACAGTAAGCTTG
The DNA window shown above is from Clostridium beijerinckii and carries:
- the clpA gene encoding ATP-dependent Clp protease ATP-binding subunit ClpA, encoding MKITNEVNSILLKAYQEAKNKNSEYITPEHLLYAATFDENVEYAIRECGGSLENLRYNLTTYVKTYINKIGEGEPQESIEFQKVILNANEQIHYSQKDAIGIDHIFSAIFNLEDSYARYYLEQEGVTRRDLLYLLCHNIDDDQNSYEDETKENFHEDTEGFLDKESQEKDKKKKEDAFLNKFTINLIEKAKEENSDPLIGRKDILDRSIQILCRRIKNNPIHVGESGVGKTAITLGLARLISEDKVPEKLKGSCMFSLDIGAVIAGTKYRGDFEERIKRILDLIGKQHKPIVYIDEIHSIVGAGSLNGGALDASNLLKPYLTEGKIRFIGATTFDEYKKFFEKDKALSRRFQTIDVKEPSIKEAIEILNGLKANYEEYHNVSYTDDAISDAVTLSDKYINDKYLPDKAVDIIDEAGAYARMKNENFEEKIIIDRKVVEEIISKVCSIPKQTVESSEISSLKYLEDSLKENIFSQDKAIEEVVRCIKMSRSGLNEEDKPVASMLFVGPTGVGKTEIARCLSKKLGIELIRFDMSEYAEKHAASKLIGSPPGYVGYEEGGLLTDAVRKNPHCVLLLDEVEKANEDILNVLLQVMDYATLTDNKGRKADFRNAIIIMTSNAGARNIGKKLIGFGEREVKGEAIMEEVKKFFTPEFRNRLDKIIVFNSMNDSMAINIAKKQLNDFKIKLASKNIEIEFSKECINYVAKTGTSEEFGAREIARIIASKIKPLLVDEILFGQLSDGGKCDINLIDENFKLIIHS
- a CDS encoding AsnC family transcriptional regulator — translated: MEEILEVLEKNSRYTDEQIAVMVGKTVDEVREAIRDYEEKSIIAGYTTLINWENTGSETVTALIEVKITPQRGEGFDKVAERIYKFSQVKACYLMSGGFDLTVIVEGKTMKEVALFVSEKLAVQQYVLSTGTHFVLKKYKDHGTIFKEKKIEDREAIFI
- a CDS encoding cytochrome C551 codes for the protein MEDKKMICKDCGDEFIFTVGEQEFYKEKGFENEPTRCADCRRARKQQNNRR